Part of the Pseudomonas baltica genome is shown below.
CAAGCTGCCGATCAGTATCGAACGCAACATCGAAGACAACCCGCTGTACGCCGACTTCCCGAACTACGACAACAACCTGTCGCTCAAGGAAACCAGCTACAAGGACGACCTGTTCCTGGGCTACCGCGGCTACGAGAAGAAAGGCACCAAGCCGCTCTTCCCGTTTGGTTACGGCCTGTCGTACACCACTTTCGGCTACAACAACATCAGCGTGACCCCAGGCGTTGCCGTGGGCAATACGCCGATCAAGGTGTCGTTCGACCTGACCAACACCGGCAAGGTCGCTGGCTCCGAGGTTGCCGAGCTGTATGTTGGCCAGGCTCATCCGAAAGTCGAGCGCGCACTCAAAGAGCTCAAGGGTTACAAGAAGGTCTACCTGCAGCCGGGTGAGACTCGCCACGTGACCATCGAGCTCAACGATCGCTCGCTGGCCTACTTCGATGTCGACAGCAAGCAGTGGGTCATCGACGCTGACACCTTCAACATCTCGTTGGGTGCGTCGTCGCAGGACATTCGTCTGCAGGGCAAAGTGGTCAATCAGTTCCGTCAGGAACTGTCGACCACCACCAGTAACCCGCTGCCACGCTCGGCGCTGAACTCCACCAAAGTCACTGTGACTGCGGTGAAGACTGGCGGCGTGGATGATCAGGAAACCAGCGACGATACCGGTACCAGCGACGATAACTACGGTTCGACTGACTACTAAGAGGTGAAGGCTCCTGCGGTGTACGCCGCAGGAGTCGTCGTTGCTTTGCCGGCCCCTTCGCGGGCAAGCCTTGCTCCCACAGATTTGCACCTGTGGGAGCGGGCTCTGCCCGCGAAGAGGCCATCAACCCCACCGCCACCCCATCAAGGTCGCCGGCGAATCGCCTGATCGACCTGCTCTAGATAAACCTCGAAACTACGCTCCAGATCGACCTGCTCGGGAAACCGCAGCCATTGCAGCTGCAGCCCGTCCATCATCGCCAGAATCTGCTGGGTGATGGCATCCAGATCGACATCCTCACGCACCTCCCCTCGCTGTACCAACTCTCGCAAATGCCCACCCAAGCGGCCATAGATATCCTGATAGCGCGCCTGATACCACTCCCAGGCGGGGTGTCCCTCCACCAGGCTCTCGGCATTGAGAATACTGAACGCCCGCACCACACCCGGCGCTCCGGCGTTGGAGCGATTGATTGCCCGCAAGCTGCCAAACAACCCATCCAGGCTGCCATCGCCACGCACTTCGTCGGCAATGCGGCGGTTGACCTCGTCGCGCCGATCGAGCACGCCCATCAGCAACGCAATCTTGCTGGGAAAATGATGCAGCACCCCAGCCACGCTGATACCGACACGTTCGGCGATTCGGGCGATGGATGCGCCGCTATAGCCCTCCAGTGAAAACAGCTGCAAGGCGGCATCGAGCAGTTCTTCACGGCGCTTTTCGCCCTTGGGGGCGCGGCGTTGGCGGGGGGTGGCGGGCGGCGCGTCCTGCGCGGGGTCAGGCTGGGTAGTCATCGTGGCATCCATTCGGGCAAGGCCCTTACCGTAAACAGATTGCCCGCGAGGTGCAAATACCTGGCGGCCATCGCCCTTGACCGACCCGCCTGCGGCGACTAGGTTGAGCCTCAACGGGCGGGCCATAGCGCGCGCCCTACAATAAAAATGCAGTGCCATAAAACGAGGCCCCCATGCCTGCCAGCC
Proteins encoded:
- a CDS encoding TetR/AcrR family transcriptional regulator yields the protein MTTQPDPAQDAPPATPRQRRAPKGEKRREELLDAALQLFSLEGYSGASIARIAERVGISVAGVLHHFPSKIALLMGVLDRRDEVNRRIADEVRGDGSLDGLFGSLRAINRSNAGAPGVVRAFSILNAESLVEGHPAWEWYQARYQDIYGRLGGHLRELVQRGEVREDVDLDAITQQILAMMDGLQLQWLRFPEQVDLERSFEVYLEQVDQAIRRRP